The following DNA comes from Candidatus Deferrimicrobiaceae bacterium.
GGGTTCGAGGAGATCAACATGTGGGCGTCGTTCCACCACGAGCGATTGAACGGCGCAGGGTATCCCTTCCACCATAAGGGCGACGTCCTTCCCCTGGGATCCCGCATCATGTGCGTGGCCGACGTCTTCACGGCCCTTGCGGAAACCCGCCCGTACCGGGAGGGGACCGGACGGAGCGAGAATATGCCGATCCTGT
Coding sequences within:
- a CDS encoding HD domain-containing phosphohydrolase, with the protein product GFEEINMWASFHHERLNGAGYPFHHKGDVLPLGSRIMCVADVFTALAETRPYREGTGRSENMPILYRLVRDSSLDARIVDVLNEEYEKIDRIRVEAQEAYAAEYERRFPSRTEIRMN